The Montipora capricornis isolate CH-2021 chromosome 3, ASM3666992v2, whole genome shotgun sequence genome window below encodes:
- the LOC138040434 gene encoding tigger transposable element-derived protein 6-like — protein MVTILTRLNNRLKREERHIILFLDNAPCHPPSLTDMFSNIKVAFLPKNTTSRTQPLDAGIIKVWKIYYKRKLLRHIVSQVDGEHSASEIVKSVNLLMAVRWMVNAWDEVKCEVISKCLRHFGMYPTAMDLDEDDDDPFAGEELLDLGALVQKMSKKGIDAAPYAAFDDDADAYYSLDPADPDWRETLRDEVITTHSNRNKTEIATDSDSDDSSDDAPLPIPAVQTVKGALDLVRQIAEFADYRSCEELSTAVTKVSDILVDMRLRSQKQSSILDFVDKRSNATE, from the coding sequence ATGGTTACTATCCTTACCAGGTTGAACAACCGTCTGAAAAGAGAGGAAAGGCATATTATCCTTTTCTTAGACAATGCACCATGTCATCCACCCTCGCTGACAGACATGTTCTCCAACATTAAAGTGGCCTTTCTACCGAAGAACACCACATCGCGCACGCAGCCTCTGGATGCAGGTATAATCAAGGTGTGGAAGATCTACTACAAACGGAAGTTGCTGCGGCATATCGTTAGTCAAGTTGACGGAGAACACTCTGCCAGCGAGATAGTAAAGTCTGTGAACCTCCTAATGGCCGTGCGATGGATGGTAAATGCGTGGGACGAAGTCAAGTGCGAGGTAATCAGTAAGTGTTTGAGACATTTTGGAATGTACCCCACAGCCATGGATTtggatgaagatgacgatgaccCGTTTGCCGGCGAGGAGTTACTAGACCTTGGAGCCCTGGTGCAGAAGATGTCTAAGAAAGGTATTGACGCTGCACCCTATGCTGCCTTCGACGATGATGCGGACGCCTATTACTCCTTAGATCCCGCCGACCCTGACTGGAGGGAGACCCTACGAGATGAGGTTATCACTACTCACTCAAACAGGAACAAGACGGAAATAGCAACTGATTCCGACAGTGATGATAGCAGTGACGATGCTCCCTTACCAATCCCAGCGGTGCAAACAGTTAAAGGAGCACTTGATCTCGTGCGTCAGATCGCTGAGTTTGCAGATTATCGGAGTTGCGAGGAGTTGTCCACTGCAGTCACAAAAGTGTCTGATATTCTTGTTGACATGAGGCTTAGGTCACAGAAGCAATCGAGCATTCTAGATTTTGTGGATAAGCGATCGAATGCAACCGAGTAA